A genomic window from Nicotiana sylvestris chromosome 11, ASM39365v2, whole genome shotgun sequence includes:
- the LOC138881414 gene encoding uncharacterized protein, whose translation MAVKAANKNIKKILRKMVEGSRQRHEKLSFALLGYRTTVRTSVGATPYLLVYGTEAVIPIEIEISSLRIVTEAEIDDVEWVKTRLEQLSLIYEKRLAAVCHGQLYQQRIAREYNKKVHPRKFEIECCPMARYI comes from the coding sequence ATGGCAGtcaaggcagccaacaagaatataaagaagatacttcgaaaaatggtggaaggttctagacagAGGCATGAAAAGCTatcatttgcattgttgggttatcgcactactgtccgtacttcagtaggggccactccttatttgttggtgtatggcacggaggcagtaatacccatagaaattgaaatctcatcccttcggattgtcactGAGGCAGagattgatgacgttgaatgggtcaaaactcgtttggagcaattaagtctgatttatgagaagagattggcagcagtatgtcatggccaattgtaccaacagagaatagCGAGAgaatataacaagaaggtacatccacggaagttcgaaatagagtgttgtccaatggcgcgttatatttga
- the LOC138881413 gene encoding uncharacterized protein, with protein sequence MKREKLDKQFSKFLDILKKLYINIPFTDALTQMPSYAKFFKIFLSSKRKLEDVSVVKLTEKCSAILQNKLPQKLGDPGSFTIPCTVGGFEKALRDSGASINLMPFSIFRKLELGEMNDTEVPLQLADQSTKRPNRIIENILIRVDKFVFPVDFIVFETEENTEVPLILGRSFLATGRSIIDVHQGQLILRVDEERVIFDMQKMMKFLGDESLSSCFQIDLIDDRVDKYKDN encoded by the coding sequence ATGAAAAGAGAAAAGCTTGACAAACAGTTTTCAAAGTTTCTAGATATTTTGAAGAAACTTTACATTAACATACCTTTCACAGATGCTTTGACACAAATGCCTTCATATgctaaattttttaaaatttttttgtcaagtaaaagaaaattggAAGACGTTTCAGTGGTTAAGCTTACAGAAAAATGTAGtgctatacttcaaaataagctTCCACAAAAACTTGGTGATCCGGGAAGTTTTACAATTCCTTGTACCGTGGGAGGCTTTGAAAAGGCATTACGTGATTCAGGTGCTTCAATAAATCTAATGCCTTTTTCAATTTTTAGGAAATTAGAACTTGGTGAAATGAATGATACTGAAGTGCCTCTTCAATTAGCTGATCAAAGTACTAAGAGACCAAATAGAATTATTGAAAATATCCTTATCAGAGTTGACAAATTTGTATTTCCAGTAGATTTTATAGTGTTTGAAACGGAAGAAAATACTGAGGTACCATTAATTTTAGGTAGATCATTTCTCGCAACAGGAAGATCAATTATTGATGTTCATCAAGGACAATTAATATTGCGAGTTGATGAGGAAAGAGTAATTTTTGACATGCAGAAAATGATGAAATTTCTTGGGGATGAGTCATTATCATCTTGTTTCCAAATTGACTTAATAGATGACCGTGTAGACAAATACAaagataattag